One region of Flavobacterium sp. KACC 22763 genomic DNA includes:
- a CDS encoding helix-turn-helix domain-containing protein: MNNQTETQNCDFTSDLKMKGFKVYPINGDYSKVPVYSRRDFYKICINTSKSIIQYADRGIETDGTILFFGNPIIPYSWETVSEKFEGYACVFTEEFFKTKDRSETLQESPLFKIGGTPIFTLTPEQKVFIDSLFQKMIEEYETDYAFKDDLMRSYVNLIIHESMKMQPSESFFKHKNASSRITSLFLELLERQFPIETKDQPLVLKTPQDYAQSLSVHVNHLNRSVKEVTGKPTTAHITERVVNEAKALLQHTDWSISDIGYSLGFEYPSYFNNYFKRLTGTVPKSLRM, encoded by the coding sequence ATGAATAATCAGACAGAAACTCAGAATTGCGATTTTACTTCAGATTTAAAAATGAAGGGATTTAAAGTGTATCCTATAAATGGAGACTATAGTAAAGTTCCCGTTTATAGCCGAAGAGATTTTTATAAAATCTGCATCAACACCAGTAAAAGCATTATACAATATGCTGACCGCGGAATAGAAACCGACGGAACGATTCTGTTTTTTGGGAATCCGATTATTCCGTATTCTTGGGAAACGGTCTCTGAGAAATTTGAAGGCTATGCTTGTGTTTTTACCGAAGAATTTTTTAAAACTAAAGACCGATCAGAAACCCTTCAGGAATCGCCTTTGTTTAAAATAGGAGGAACTCCAATCTTTACTTTAACGCCTGAACAAAAGGTGTTTATTGATTCGTTATTCCAAAAAATGATTGAAGAATACGAAACTGATTATGCATTCAAAGACGATTTGATGCGCAGCTACGTCAACTTGATTATTCATGAATCAATGAAAATGCAGCCTTCAGAGAGTTTCTTTAAACATAAAAATGCTTCTTCGAGAATTACGTCTTTATTTTTAGAATTACTGGAAAGACAATTTCCAATAGAGACCAAAGATCAGCCGTTGGTTTTAAAAACACCTCAAGATTACGCGCAAAGTCTTTCTGTGCATGTGAATCACTTAAATCGCTCTGTAAAAGAAGTTACCGGAAAACCAACTACGGCACACATTACAGAGAGAGTGGTTAACGAAGCAAAAGCTTTACTGCAGCATACAGACTGGAGTATTTCTGATATTGGTTATTCGCTTGGATTTGAATATCCGAGTTACTTCAATAATTATTTTAAAAGACTTACTGGAACGGTTCCGAAATCACTTCGAATGTAA
- a CDS encoding cupin domain-containing protein, translating to MSTQFTAVTEEGKIPNTYMTGEVSYKKQTSEIHPENTVIKDVSFEPGARSNWRINASLQLIIVTNGVGYYQERGGQINLIEKGKVITVLPGIEHWYGATPKTKYSHITIFTEVDKGHGTWLNSVTDEEYYSFERC from the coding sequence ATGTCGACACAATTCACTGCCGTAACCGAAGAAGGTAAAATTCCAAATACTTATATGACAGGCGAAGTGTCATATAAGAAGCAGACAAGCGAAATTCACCCAGAAAACACCGTTATAAAAGATGTTTCTTTTGAGCCTGGAGCAAGAAGCAATTGGCGTATTAATGCAAGTCTGCAATTGATTATTGTAACGAATGGAGTTGGGTATTACCAAGAAAGAGGCGGACAAATTAATCTTATCGAAAAAGGAAAAGTAATCACAGTTTTACCTGGAATAGAGCACTGGTACGGAGCAACGCCAAAAACGAAATACTCTCATATTACCATTTTTACTGAGGTAGATAAAGGTCATGGAACTTGGCTGAATAGCGTTACCGATGAAGAATATTATTCTTTTGAAAGATGCTAA
- the galA gene encoding beta-galactosidase GalA: MKTNFLLRTIFCLLFLCSIPAFAQNKSGRELILIDKDWRFSFGHLYDTKKDFGHAEGYFSYLTKTGFADGPAASGFDDRAWRKLDLPHDWAVEQPFSESASFSHGFKAEGKNYPEKSIGWYRKKIAIPNEDLGKIISLKFDGVFRNSKVFFNGFYLGTEESGYNGFEYDVTAYVNYDGKNTIVVRVDASMEEGWFYEGAGIYRHVYLQKTNPLHVAQNGTYVTSIIESNNAVVTAEVKLENKGHFKGNVEISQTILDASGKQITTVSENVSAPEFYKTNSYASKLNVTNPLLWDIDSPNLYQLITEIKSEGKVIDSYKTSFGIRTIKFDSENGFFLNGKHVKLKGTNNHQDHAGIGTALPDEIQYYRIKKLKEMGSNAYRCSHHPPTPELLKACDELGMLVIDETRLMGINDYHLNDLKRMMERDRNHPSIFCWSVGNEEWQIEGGITGERITNIMQDFSKSIDPTRPVTVGISSGFKSGISSVVEIMGYNYLGNGDIDAHRNQFKQQPGMGTEEGSTFATRGIYFADDAKHYQSAYDKKPRPTFYSIEEGWKFYAERPYLAGMFIWTGFDYRGEPTPYGWPSVTSYFGMMDVCGFPKDNVFYLKSWWGKEPVLHLLPHWNWNGMEGKEIAVWAYSNCDEVELFLNRKSLGKKKMEQNGHLEWKVNYAAGTLEAVGYKNGKKVLSDIQKTTGKPENIKLSLDKENVLKGNVSVVTVETTDKNGLHVPTANEEITFSIQGGKILGVGNGDPTSLESDQFIDDIALVAISNFKEQRGTNVSLPQQLLNYAENEWTDAFKDRDYKNQAPSYIYKGEFDLKRNSASNTVSFFYKKIGVETVVFINGKKVESSKEDSQKYVLNASILKEGKNTIHIVATPLQKIKDWDVMNADPGIIQVITPAEPWKRKLFNGYAQIIIQKDENAKEVVLSASAKGLRTGTLVVK; the protein is encoded by the coding sequence ATGAAAACCAATTTCCTCCTACGAACAATTTTTTGTCTTTTATTTCTATGTTCAATTCCTGCTTTCGCACAAAACAAATCAGGAAGAGAACTTATTTTAATTGATAAAGACTGGCGATTTTCATTTGGACATTTGTACGATACCAAAAAAGATTTTGGGCATGCAGAAGGTTATTTTTCCTATTTGACCAAAACAGGATTTGCTGATGGGCCAGCGGCTTCTGGATTTGATGATCGTGCTTGGAGAAAATTAGATTTACCGCATGATTGGGCTGTAGAACAGCCTTTTAGCGAAAGCGCAAGTTTCAGCCACGGCTTTAAAGCAGAAGGAAAAAACTATCCTGAAAAGAGCATTGGTTGGTATAGAAAGAAAATAGCGATTCCGAATGAAGATTTAGGGAAAATAATTTCTTTAAAATTTGATGGCGTTTTTAGAAATTCAAAAGTCTTTTTTAACGGATTTTACCTAGGAACAGAAGAAAGCGGCTATAATGGTTTTGAGTATGATGTAACGGCATACGTAAACTATGATGGCAAAAATACAATTGTAGTTCGCGTTGATGCTTCGATGGAAGAAGGTTGGTTTTATGAAGGCGCTGGAATTTATAGACATGTTTATTTGCAGAAAACCAATCCGCTTCATGTGGCACAGAACGGAACTTATGTAACTTCTATAATCGAAAGTAATAATGCTGTAGTTACCGCAGAAGTAAAATTGGAAAATAAAGGACATTTTAAAGGAAATGTTGAAATAAGCCAGACTATTTTGGATGCTTCAGGAAAACAGATTACAACTGTTTCTGAAAATGTTTCTGCTCCAGAATTCTATAAAACAAATAGTTATGCTTCAAAATTAAATGTCACTAATCCGCTTTTGTGGGATATTGATTCTCCTAATTTATATCAATTAATCACAGAAATAAAAAGTGAAGGAAAAGTAATTGACAGTTATAAAACTTCATTTGGAATTAGAACTATAAAATTTGATTCAGAAAATGGTTTTTTCCTTAACGGAAAACATGTAAAACTAAAAGGAACCAACAATCATCAAGATCATGCAGGAATTGGAACGGCGCTTCCAGATGAAATTCAATATTACAGAATTAAAAAACTGAAAGAAATGGGGTCGAATGCGTATCGCTGTTCGCACCATCCGCCGACTCCTGAATTATTGAAAGCTTGTGACGAATTGGGAATGTTGGTTATTGACGAAACTCGTTTAATGGGAATTAATGACTATCATTTAAATGATTTAAAACGAATGATGGAGCGTGATCGTAATCATCCAAGTATTTTCTGTTGGTCGGTTGGAAATGAAGAATGGCAGATTGAAGGTGGAATTACGGGTGAAAGAATTACCAATATCATGCAGGATTTTAGCAAGAGCATTGATCCGACAAGACCTGTAACAGTAGGAATCAGCAGCGGATTTAAAAGTGGGATTTCTTCTGTAGTTGAGATTATGGGGTATAATTATCTTGGAAATGGAGATATAGACGCGCATAGAAATCAGTTTAAACAACAGCCAGGAATGGGAACTGAGGAAGGTTCAACTTTTGCGACGCGAGGCATTTATTTTGCAGATGATGCTAAGCATTATCAAAGCGCTTACGATAAAAAGCCTCGTCCAACTTTTTATAGCATAGAAGAAGGTTGGAAATTTTATGCTGAACGTCCTTATTTAGCAGGAATGTTTATCTGGACAGGTTTTGATTATCGCGGCGAGCCTACGCCGTATGGCTGGCCGTCTGTAACTTCTTATTTCGGAATGATGGATGTTTGCGGTTTCCCGAAAGACAATGTTTTTTATTTAAAATCTTGGTGGGGGAAAGAACCTGTTCTGCATCTATTACCACATTGGAATTGGAACGGAATGGAAGGAAAAGAAATAGCTGTTTGGGCGTATTCGAATTGTGATGAAGTGGAGCTTTTTCTCAACAGAAAGAGTTTAGGAAAAAAGAAAATGGAGCAAAACGGTCATTTAGAATGGAAAGTAAATTATGCTGCTGGAACTCTAGAAGCTGTTGGATATAAAAACGGTAAAAAAGTACTTTCTGATATTCAAAAAACAACTGGAAAGCCTGAAAACATCAAATTGTCATTAGATAAAGAAAATGTTTTAAAAGGGAATGTTTCTGTTGTAACGGTTGAAACTACTGATAAAAATGGTTTACACGTTCCAACGGCAAATGAAGAAATTACCTTTTCAATACAAGGAGGAAAAATTTTAGGAGTTGGCAATGGAGATCCAACTTCGTTAGAAAGCGATCAATTTATTGATGACATAGCACTTGTTGCTATAAGTAATTTTAAAGAGCAAAGAGGAACAAATGTATCTCTGCCTCAACAATTGCTCAATTATGCAGAAAATGAATGGACAGATGCATTTAAAGACCGTGATTATAAAAATCAAGCGCCTTCATATATTTATAAAGGAGAATTTGATTTAAAAAGGAATTCGGCTTCTAACACGGTGAGCTTCTTTTATAAAAAAATAGGAGTTGAAACCGTGGTTTTTATAAATGGAAAGAAAGTAGAATCAAGTAAAGAAGATTCTCAAAAATATGTTTTGAATGCATCTATTTTGAAAGAAGGAAAAAATACAATTCACATTGTGGCTACACCTTTGCAAAAAATAAAAGATTGGGATGTTATGAATGCCGATCCTGGAATCATTCAAGTTATCACGCCTGCAGAGCCTTGGAAAAGAAAGCTTTTTAATGGTTATGCACAAATAATCATTCAGAAAGATGAAAATGCAAAAGAGGTAGTTTTGTCTGCTTCTGCGAAAGGGTTGCGCACAGGAACTTTAGTTGTAAAATAG